The following proteins are encoded in a genomic region of Nicoliella spurrieriana:
- a CDS encoding amino acid permease — protein sequence MQMIALGGTIGVGLFMGSSSTIHWTGPSVLLDYALAGVFLYLIMRALGEMLYVHPVTGAFSQFATLYMHPVFGYLTAWSNIFQWVLVGMSEVIAIGTYCHFWFPGLPGWVPGIIAIVALALANLFSVKSFGELEYWFALIKVVTIVLMIVAGLGVIIFGFGHGGHPVGISNLWKDGFFTGGVKGFLFALAIVLGSYQGVELIGVTAGEADNPKKSIVEAIQSTIGRILIFYIGAIFVIVSIYPWDKIGTIGSPFVLTFSKLGITAAAGIINFVVLTAALSGSNSAIYSSSRMTYLLSKEGKLPKKFLELTKSGVPLYTVLAVSGGIFIGVILNVVLPFFIKNAGDIFVLVYSSSILPGMVPWFVILVSEMRFRKLHPEELENHPFQMPWSPYTNYITLFVLFVTLIFMVVNNDTRVPVIIGAVFLAIMTIIYFVKYNRTDIEERRKNQGKEIFDK from the coding sequence ATGCAAATGATCGCCCTTGGTGGAACCATCGGGGTCGGATTATTCATGGGGTCATCATCCACGATTCATTGGACCGGTCCCTCCGTGTTGTTAGACTACGCCCTTGCCGGTGTCTTTTTATACTTAATCATGCGGGCATTGGGGGAAATGCTTTACGTCCATCCAGTTACCGGGGCGTTTTCGCAATTTGCCACCCTATATATGCATCCCGTTTTCGGATACTTAACCGCTTGGAGTAACATCTTCCAGTGGGTCCTCGTTGGAATGAGTGAAGTGATCGCCATTGGAACCTATTGTCATTTCTGGTTCCCCGGATTACCCGGGTGGGTTCCCGGCATCATTGCCATCGTCGCGTTAGCCCTCGCCAACCTCTTCTCCGTAAAATCATTTGGAGAACTGGAATACTGGTTCGCCTTAATCAAGGTGGTCACAATCGTCTTAATGATCGTTGCCGGGCTAGGCGTGATCATCTTTGGGTTCGGCCACGGTGGCCATCCGGTCGGCATCAGTAACCTATGGAAAGATGGTTTCTTCACCGGGGGTGTGAAGGGCTTCCTATTCGCCCTTGCAATCGTCCTCGGTTCGTACCAAGGGGTCGAATTGATCGGGGTCACGGCTGGTGAAGCTGACAACCCTAAGAAGTCAATCGTTGAAGCGATTCAATCCACGATCGGCCGGATTTTAATCTTTTACATCGGGGCCATCTTCGTAATCGTTTCAATCTACCCATGGGATAAGATTGGGACCATCGGTTCCCCATTCGTGCTTACCTTCTCCAAGTTAGGGATTACCGCTGCGGCTGGAATCATTAATTTCGTGGTGTTAACGGCTGCGCTTTCCGGTTCGAACTCCGCAATCTACAGTTCCAGTCGGATGACCTACCTGCTTTCTAAGGAGGGCAAGTTACCAAAGAAGTTCCTCGAATTGACCAAGAGCGGCGTGCCGTTGTACACGGTGCTCGCCGTTTCCGGTGGAATCTTCATCGGGGTAATTCTAAACGTGGTCCTACCATTCTTTATTAAGAACGCTGGGGACATCTTCGTGTTAGTTTACAGTTCCAGTATCTTACCTGGAATGGTCCCATGGTTCGTCATTTTAGTTAGTGAGATGCGGTTTAGAAAGCTGCACCCAGAAGAACTAGAAAACCACCCCTTCCAGATGCCATGGTCACCATACACTAATTACATCACCCTCTTCGTCTTATTCGTGACCTTAATCTTCATGGTCGTTAATAACGATACCCGGGTCCCCGTAATTATCGGGGCCGTGTTCCTCGCCATCATGACGAT
- a CDS encoding MarR family winged helix-turn-helix transcriptional regulator: MNFSIDLDRQLCFQVSRTHQLYNKLYQKPLKKFNLTYVQYITLLTLWKKDGVTVNTLSKELDLTNGTLTPLLKRLEKGGWITRERDKEDERRLIVSLTPHGKELQGEITNCTEMCLNQMGYTPEEFNAALKNIQNIQERLNTAIEKQDD; this comes from the coding sequence ATGAATTTTAGTATTGATTTGGATCGACAGCTATGTTTCCAAGTTTCGCGGACCCATCAGTTATACAATAAACTATACCAAAAGCCACTAAAGAAATTTAACCTTACTTACGTTCAGTATATTACTTTGCTGACTCTTTGGAAAAAAGATGGTGTTACCGTCAATACCCTTAGTAAAGAATTGGACTTGACCAATGGGACCTTGACCCCGCTCTTAAAACGGTTGGAAAAAGGTGGTTGGATTACCCGTGAACGTGATAAAGAGGATGAACGTCGCTTGATCGTCTCACTTACCCCCCACGGTAAAGAACTCCAAGGCGAAATTACTAACTGTACTGAAATGTGTCTAAACCAAATGGGTTACACCCCTGAAGAGTTTAATGCAGCACTCAAGAATATTCAAAATATTCAAGAACGCCTTAATACCGCCATCGAAAAACAAGATGACTAG
- a CDS encoding ABC transporter permease, with protein MLTLLRQEAYKAIKGRSLWVSLVILFVFQLLMAVGTKQFHIMTGSDFITSAGQSIEILEIIMVVIASTIITNEFVNKTIKNLLSRQYSRLQVFISKLVTLIWIYVGIVIFNYLFTLILKVIFFNSTPVSAKMIHETTHIAIGQSIYVFLIAAFVILISNIAKSSGGSIGIGVASILATQLLGSVLSILIHKYEWVKYNPFNFFLVQQQYNFAPYHKLTGLSLNAITAGAAIYGVIFLIIAYVIFNRRNI; from the coding sequence ATGCTGACACTATTAAGACAGGAAGCCTACAAAGCCATTAAGGGAAGGTCATTATGGGTCTCATTGGTGATCCTATTCGTTTTTCAACTCCTGATGGCAGTGGGCACCAAGCAATTCCACATCATGACGGGCAGTGATTTTATCACCAGCGCCGGACAGTCAATTGAAATTTTGGAAATCATCATGGTCGTGATTGCTAGTACGATTATCACCAATGAATTTGTTAATAAAACGATCAAAAACCTACTATCCCGCCAGTATTCCAGACTGCAGGTCTTCATTAGTAAGTTAGTCACCCTCATTTGGATCTACGTCGGCATCGTAATTTTCAACTACCTATTTACGCTAATCCTTAAGGTCATCTTCTTCAATTCGACCCCGGTCAGCGCAAAGATGATTCACGAAACGACCCACATTGCGATCGGACAATCAATCTACGTGTTCTTGATTGCCGCCTTCGTGATTTTGATCAGTAACATCGCAAAGAGTTCCGGTGGTTCAATTGGAATCGGGGTGGCATCGATCCTAGCGACCCAACTACTGGGCAGCGTGCTTTCGATTTTAATCCACAAGTACGAATGGGTGAAGTACAATCCATTTAACTTTTTCCTAGTTCAACAACAATATAACTTTGCCCCCTACCATAAGCTGACCGGCTTAAGCTTAAATGCAATCACCGCCGGGGCAGCAATTTATGGAGTCATCTTCTTAATCATTGCATATGTAATTTTTAACCGCCGCAATATCTAA
- a CDS encoding ABC transporter ATP-binding protein, with protein MAMLKVTNLNKKYGQKQVLHNVSFEIPAGKILGLIGPNGAGKSTIMKTIVGLTNYSHGSISINNQPLNRHHRKALKNVGTMIETPALYDNLSGLDHLHLYNEGVTTAAEIKQIMEDTQIEKFAKRKAKKYSLGMRQRLGIAITLLNHPKLLILDEPMNGLDPQSTHDLRDLLLKLASRGISILISSHLLDELARIADSYVVINHGRVVKQAPAAEFLNSDHQLIKIETADAQQALTALQASGLDAHINDKLVELNNTAGALNAAMVALVSANVTILNVQVASADLEESLLKLLTADNQKEEIK; from the coding sequence ATGGCAATGTTAAAAGTGACCAACCTTAATAAAAAATATGGTCAAAAACAAGTTCTGCATAACGTTAGCTTTGAAATTCCAGCAGGGAAGATTTTAGGATTAATCGGCCCCAATGGAGCTGGGAAGTCGACGATCATGAAAACAATCGTTGGCTTGACCAACTACTCACATGGGTCGATTTCAATCAACAACCAACCGCTCAATCGCCACCATCGAAAGGCATTAAAAAACGTGGGCACGATGATTGAGACCCCGGCACTCTACGATAACCTAAGTGGTTTAGACCATCTGCACCTCTATAATGAGGGGGTAACGACCGCTGCTGAAATAAAGCAGATTATGGAAGATACCCAGATTGAAAAGTTCGCTAAGCGCAAGGCCAAAAAATATTCATTAGGAATGCGGCAACGACTGGGCATTGCAATCACGTTGCTGAACCATCCCAAGCTTTTGATCCTAGATGAACCGATGAACGGTTTGGATCCCCAATCGACCCATGACCTGCGTGACCTGCTATTAAAGCTAGCTAGTCGTGGAATTAGCATCTTAATTTCCAGCCACCTACTCGATGAACTAGCGCGGATTGCCGACTCATACGTTGTAATTAACCACGGGCGCGTGGTGAAACAAGCCCCCGCTGCTGAATTTTTGAATAGTGACCACCAGTTAATTAAGATTGAGACCGCAGATGCACAGCAAGCCCTTACCGCATTGCAAGCTTCCGGATTAGACGCCCATATTAACGATAAGTTGGTTGAATTAAACAACACCGCTGGGGCCTTAAACGCAGCAATGGTAGCATTAGTAAGTGCGAACGTGACCATTTTAAACGTCCAGGTGGCTAGTGCAGACCTAGAAGAATCACTGTTGAAGCTATTAACCGCTGATAATCAAAAGGAGGAAATCAAGTAA
- a CDS encoding aggregation promoting factor surface protein produces MLKKLVFTFLATVSMTGAFIASNEASEPTANAATSNLSKSDAAAKKWIAWRESKNSYTASNGRYYGKYQLGIGLLHGNYSAANQEKVADNYVKSRYGTWSNAKRHWLTHNWY; encoded by the coding sequence ATGTTAAAAAAATTAGTTTTTACTTTCTTAGCTACCGTATCAATGACCGGAGCATTTATCGCTAGTAATGAAGCATCAGAACCGACTGCAAATGCAGCTACTTCTAACTTATCAAAGAGTGACGCTGCTGCTAAAAAGTGGATCGCATGGCGCGAATCCAAAAATTCATACACTGCAAGTAATGGTAGATATTACGGTAAGTACCAATTAGGAATTGGTTTATTACATGGGAATTACTCCGCTGCCAATCAAGAAAAGGTTGCCGATAACTACGTGAAGAGTCGTTACGGGACTTGGTCAAACGCTAAGCGCCACTGGTTGACCCATAACTGGTATTAA
- the trhA gene encoding PAQR family membrane homeostasis protein TrhA: MEKLPAFLNNQKYLLVNEILSAITHGIGVGLSIAAAIVLIIHGVHEGGGMRITTFVIYGILLVLFYLASTLFHSLYFTKAEHLFQIFDHSAIYLLIAGTYLPYSLVTIGGKLGWLIITVIWLMAIIGIVYKSLWMGKFKIASTIIYVVMGWFCILGVHRLIIGLGWSGFLLLLAGGITFTFGAVIYSFRAIPFGHVIWHLFVLAGTTLMYFSIYFYV, encoded by the coding sequence ATGGAGAAGTTACCCGCATTTTTAAACAATCAAAAATATTTACTAGTTAATGAGATCTTAAGCGCCATTACCCATGGAATTGGGGTGGGGTTAAGCATTGCCGCTGCCATCGTACTAATCATTCATGGAGTCCATGAGGGTGGCGGGATGCGCATTACGACCTTTGTGATTTATGGAATCCTGTTGGTGCTTTTCTACCTGGCATCGACGTTGTTTCACAGTCTGTACTTTACAAAGGCGGAGCATTTATTCCAAATTTTTGACCACTCGGCCATCTACCTATTGATTGCCGGGACCTATCTGCCATATTCATTAGTGACGATTGGTGGAAAGCTGGGTTGGTTGATCATTACCGTGATTTGGCTAATGGCGATTATTGGGATCGTTTACAAATCGCTATGGATGGGGAAGTTTAAAATCGCCTCGACCATAATTTACGTGGTGATGGGCTGGTTTTGCATCCTGGGGGTGCACCGGTTAATTATCGGCCTGGGCTGGAGCGGCTTTTTGCTCCTGTTAGCCGGGGGGATTACCTTTACCTTCGGGGCGGTGATCTATAGTTTTCGAGCGATTCCGTTCGGCCACGTGATTTGGCACCTCTTCGTATTGGCGGGCACCACCTTGATGTATTTTTCGATTTACTTTTATGTATAA
- a CDS encoding DMT family transporter — protein MYYYLFLFLAIIGEMIGTNLLKASMGFTRWLPALGSIISFTLCFYFLSIAMVKIPLNIAYATWSGVGLILATAVSVLIWKDQITLMTILGLTLIIAGVVILNLFEPK, from the coding sequence ATGTATTACTACTTATTTTTATTTTTAGCAATCATTGGTGAAATGATTGGCACTAACTTACTAAAGGCCTCAATGGGATTTACCCGCTGGCTCCCAGCACTGGGATCAATCATCTCGTTTACGCTTTGTTTTTACTTCCTATCAATTGCGATGGTCAAAATTCCGTTAAACATTGCGTACGCCACCTGGAGCGGAGTGGGATTAATCCTGGCCACCGCAGTTTCGGTGCTGATCTGGAAGGATCAAATTACATTAATGACCATTTTGGGGTTAACGTTGATCATTGCCGGGGTGGTCATTTTGAACCTCTTTGAGCCCAAATAA
- a CDS encoding nitroreductase family protein, whose translation MKDEFLNLEKQRRTIYSLGRNVNQTPEELVPFLESVIKNTPSAFNSQTTRVVFAFGKAQDKVWDIVADNLKKVMNNDEAFEKNTKPKIDGFKNAFGTLLWFTDTDVVHGLEEQFPAYKENFYDWSEQAQGNAQYAVWTALAENGLGANLQHYNPLIDADIAKEFDIPKNWRLRAQMDFGSIEAPAGDKEFMEDSERFRVFK comes from the coding sequence ATGAAAGACGAATTTTTAAACTTAGAAAAGCAACGGCGCACGATTTACTCATTAGGGCGGAACGTTAACCAAACCCCAGAAGAATTAGTGCCATTTTTGGAATCAGTAATCAAGAACACACCATCCGCATTTAACAGTCAAACGACCCGGGTTGTATTTGCCTTTGGCAAGGCCCAAGACAAGGTATGGGATATCGTGGCTGATAATTTAAAGAAGGTCATGAACAATGACGAAGCATTCGAAAAGAACACGAAGCCAAAGATCGATGGCTTCAAGAATGCATTCGGAACGTTACTATGGTTCACTGATACCGACGTGGTTCACGGCCTAGAAGAACAATTCCCAGCTTACAAGGAAAACTTCTATGACTGGTCAGAACAAGCCCAGGGAAATGCTCAATACGCCGTTTGGACTGCCTTAGCAGAAAACGGATTGGGTGCGAACTTACAACACTATAACCCACTAATCGATGCTGATATCGCAAAGGAATTTGATATTCCAAAGAACTGGCGTTTACGGGCTCAAATGGACTTTGGTTCAATCGAAGCTCCAGCTGGTGACAAGGAATTCATGGAAGATTCCGAACGGTTCCGCGTTTTTAAATAA
- a CDS encoding PLP-dependent aminotransferase family protein, with translation MTKYNFSSRVPLTNDNPFGEILTVASKPSIVSFAGGLPAPELFPVAEIQAAANRVFDEAGQTVLQYSLAQGNLQLRQLISQYMQTRGLNDAPDDLLITTGSQQGLDLIAEMMVNPGDVVISEKPTYLSALDVFKTYGAETVGVDMDADGMKMDELEATLKRHPNTKLVYVVPNFQNPTGNSMSLARRQRLVALAEQYDFLIIEDDPYGAIRYAGDPIAPIKSLDSNGRVLYTGTFSKILAPGLRLGWISAASELITKLTLLKQFEDVHSDNLTQAIIAQYMQDNDMQKHIDHITSNYRDRGETMHAAIEKYFPAGTELTHPEGGMFLWVKLPGNPDIDQLFAECIKNNVAFVPGAPFFPDNPETNTMRMNFSNRSVAEIESGIKKMGAVISSLIYAK, from the coding sequence ATGACCAAGTATAATTTTTCAAGCAGAGTTCCGTTAACGAATGACAATCCCTTTGGGGAGATTTTGACCGTGGCTAGCAAGCCGAGCATTGTCTCGTTTGCAGGGGGCCTACCCGCGCCCGAACTATTCCCGGTAGCGGAAATTCAAGCGGCCGCGAATCGGGTGTTTGATGAAGCCGGTCAAACCGTCCTTCAATACAGTCTCGCGCAGGGAAACTTACAGCTTCGTCAGTTGATTAGCCAGTACATGCAAACCCGTGGGTTAAATGATGCTCCCGATGACCTGTTAATCACCACTGGTTCCCAACAGGGCCTGGATTTGATTGCTGAAATGATGGTCAATCCGGGGGATGTGGTAATCAGTGAAAAGCCGACCTACCTGAGTGCATTAGACGTCTTTAAGACCTATGGTGCCGAAACGGTCGGGGTCGACATGGATGCCGATGGGATGAAGATGGACGAATTAGAAGCCACTTTAAAGCGCCACCCGAACACCAAGTTGGTCTACGTGGTGCCCAATTTCCAAAATCCGACTGGGAATTCGATGTCATTAGCCCGTCGGCAACGGCTGGTAGCGCTAGCTGAGCAATACGACTTCTTGATCATCGAAGATGACCCGTACGGAGCTATCCGGTATGCAGGGGACCCGATTGCACCGATTAAGTCGTTGGATTCAAACGGCCGCGTTCTTTACACCGGGACCTTCTCCAAGATTTTGGCTCCCGGATTACGACTCGGCTGGATCAGCGCCGCAAGTGAATTAATTACCAAGTTGACGTTACTTAAGCAATTTGAGGACGTGCACTCTGATAATTTGACCCAGGCGATCATTGCTCAATACATGCAGGATAATGACATGCAAAAACACATTGACCACATTACTAGTAACTACCGTGACCGTGGTGAGACCATGCATGCAGCGATTGAAAAGTACTTCCCAGCGGGGACTGAATTAACGCACCCTGAGGGTGGAATGTTCCTATGGGTCAAGTTACCGGGTAATCCCGATATTGACCAACTATTCGCTGAATGTATTAAAAATAACGTTGCCTTCGTTCCCGGGGCACCATTTTTCCCGGACAATCCAGAGACTAACACGATGCGGATGAACTTCTCAAACCGTTCGGTCGCTGAAATTGAATCCGGCATCAAGAAGATGGGGGCCGTGATTAGCAGTTTAATTTACGCTAAGTAA
- a CDS encoding DUF3290 family protein, with translation MNLFSYHYLTQNFSNLTLWLSLIAGAFVVAFIVLGVLYLRNRTNLKYRDFFIVLCFLAILFVSLQFSNFMSAQSSSSQSGQTATMLKNISKQKHVPLSQMYANSTQLQNGMTIKAGKQYYQVDFNNDQSGYSLTPTNLVYNKPNYVVANHFNFNFMNNIYVVLGMKLLIGFIMLVIQINLSGKGNLMPSNAIDQLQNYVLGGIIGGMIYNDAITILQFFIVLLIWSLIIFGSKLLVRQSDFFKRMLTGNPQKIITNGNIIVDNALKNGMTGSDLAFKLRLENIGSFQDVKSAILEQNGQMTITTYGSESIRYPLITDGKVDESVLDRIGKDEKWVEEQVNKQNLSVSQVYLGQLINGKLVLVPYPQHQHRSVKSFIQDTTNKIK, from the coding sequence TTGAATCTATTTTCATATCATTACTTAACCCAAAACTTCAGCAACCTCACGCTATGGCTATCCTTAATCGCTGGAGCGTTCGTGGTCGCATTTATCGTCTTGGGCGTTTTATACTTACGAAACCGGACCAATTTGAAGTATCGTGACTTCTTCATCGTCTTGTGTTTCCTAGCGATCCTCTTCGTTAGTTTGCAATTCAGTAATTTCATGTCCGCTCAGTCTAGTTCTAGTCAGTCCGGACAAACGGCGACGATGTTGAAAAACATCAGTAAGCAAAAGCACGTCCCGCTTTCGCAAATGTATGCTAATTCGACCCAGTTGCAAAACGGGATGACGATCAAAGCCGGTAAGCAATACTACCAAGTCGACTTCAATAACGACCAAAGTGGGTATAGCTTGACCCCAACTAACCTGGTGTATAATAAGCCGAACTACGTGGTCGCCAACCACTTTAACTTTAACTTCATGAATAATATCTACGTGGTATTAGGGATGAAGCTATTGATTGGGTTCATCATGTTAGTCATTCAAATCAACCTCTCCGGTAAGGGGAACTTGATGCCGTCGAATGCGATCGACCAACTCCAAAACTACGTGCTTGGGGGTATCATTGGTGGGATGATTTACAATGATGCAATCACGATTCTACAGTTCTTCATCGTGTTGTTGATCTGGTCATTGATCATCTTCGGTAGTAAGCTGCTCGTTCGCCAGTCCGACTTCTTCAAACGGATGTTGACCGGGAACCCGCAAAAGATCATTACGAATGGAAACATCATCGTTGATAATGCACTTAAAAACGGAATGACCGGTTCCGATTTAGCCTTTAAGTTACGGCTAGAAAATATCGGAAGCTTCCAAGATGTGAAGAGCGCGATTCTCGAACAAAACGGTCAGATGACGATTACGACCTACGGGAGCGAATCAATTAGATACCCATTGATTACCGATGGCAAGGTCGATGAATCAGTGCTCGATCGAATTGGTAAGGATGAAAAGTGGGTCGAAGAGCAAGTTAATAAGCAAAACCTCTCCGTTTCACAAGTTTATCTAGGCCAATTAATCAATGGTAAGTTAGTGTTAGTCCCATACCCACAACACCAACACCGTTCGGTCAAGAGTTTTATTCAAGATACTACTAATAAAATCAAATAA
- a CDS encoding C40 family peptidase, with the protein MIKHLTHYLLAIATIVTLTIVTDSLSGARTVHADTDGQSENYDQIYKVAKAKLGTPYSYGATGPSRFDCSGFTQYVYRNGGDQKIARTAQAQYNTTQKVSKANRQKGDLVYFGSSKRSISHVGLYIGNGKMINAQNRGVIVEAVASPWWNAVGYSRP; encoded by the coding sequence ATGATTAAGCATTTGACCCACTACCTATTAGCAATTGCGACCATTGTTACCTTAACGATCGTTACTGATTCATTGTCCGGCGCCCGGACCGTTCATGCTGATACTGACGGCCAAAGCGAGAATTACGACCAGATTTATAAAGTGGCTAAGGCTAAATTAGGCACGCCATATTCATATGGTGCGACCGGGCCTAGTCGGTTCGATTGTTCTGGATTTACCCAGTACGTTTACCGCAATGGGGGCGACCAAAAGATTGCCCGGACTGCTCAAGCGCAATACAACACCACCCAAAAGGTATCCAAAGCCAACCGGCAAAAGGGGGACTTAGTCTACTTCGGCAGCAGTAAGCGCAGCATTTCACACGTCGGCCTCTACATCGGGAACGGTAAGATGATCAACGCCCAAAACCGTGGCGTGATCGTCGAAGCCGTGGCATCGCCATGGTGGAACGCAGTTGGTTATTCTAGACCATAA
- a CDS encoding MFS transporter — translation MDISTDKATLMDQVNRAHESKLFYKIVALVAGGMFLDAVDVYLASAISSSIVNTHWSDAQHNAFFLSSGFLGLFIGSILAGIIGDLRGRKTAYQINLLLFGFFTFLGAFSVNVDMLIICRLIASIGLGSEIVTGYSMVNEFAPVHSRGKWCAIVSTVANLGAPVTIMISSFIIPVFGWRVMFIVIGILAVFIWFLRRDIPESPRWLINHGKEAEAKAVIAQMNVQPAASQANTQAKDNFKHHAMWVNLVIATIAVSAVIICQYTFTSWVPTLLVKRGIDVHSSLFASAIMLMGAPIGCAFGSFMIDKIGRKKVIVPAFFVSAILGMIYAQQTTITGVEIIGFALNFSLYVLMASVVAVYVSELFTTNVRFRCVGIANGISKLCTVAMPIVVTWLLMIASPMIIFILMGIISAFAGAMVWFFGEETNHQNVD, via the coding sequence ATGGATATTAGTACTGATAAAGCAACTTTGATGGATCAAGTCAACCGGGCACATGAATCCAAATTATTTTACAAGATTGTCGCACTCGTTGCCGGCGGGATGTTTCTAGACGCCGTCGACGTATACTTAGCTAGCGCCATTTCTAGTTCGATCGTCAACACCCACTGGTCGGACGCCCAACATAATGCATTCTTCCTCTCAAGTGGGTTCTTAGGGCTGTTCATCGGCTCGATCCTAGCGGGAATCATCGGCGATTTGCGGGGGCGCAAAACGGCCTACCAAATCAACCTCTTGTTGTTCGGATTTTTCACCTTCTTAGGCGCCTTTTCGGTCAACGTCGACATGCTGATTATTTGCCGCTTGATCGCAAGTATCGGGCTGGGTTCTGAAATCGTGACCGGTTATTCAATGGTCAACGAGTTCGCGCCCGTCCACAGCCGTGGCAAGTGGTGTGCCATCGTTTCAACGGTCGCTAACCTCGGTGCTCCGGTAACGATCATGATTTCTAGTTTCATCATTCCGGTCTTCGGCTGGCGGGTCATGTTCATCGTGATCGGGATTCTTGCCGTCTTCATCTGGTTCTTGCGGCGTGACATTCCCGAATCACCACGCTGGTTGATCAACCACGGGAAGGAAGCAGAAGCAAAAGCGGTAATTGCCCAAATGAACGTTCAACCCGCTGCATCACAAGCAAATACGCAAGCAAAGGATAACTTTAAGCACCACGCTATGTGGGTCAACTTGGTAATCGCAACGATTGCGGTGTCTGCAGTCATCATTTGTCAATACACGTTTACTTCCTGGGTCCCAACCCTATTGGTCAAGCGCGGCATTGATGTGCATAGTTCACTATTCGCTTCTGCCATCATGTTGATGGGGGCACCGATCGGATGTGCGTTCGGGTCGTTTATGATCGACAAAATCGGTCGGAAGAAGGTCATCGTGCCAGCGTTCTTTGTTTCCGCGATTTTGGGGATGATCTATGCGCAACAAACCACCATTACCGGAGTTGAAATCATCGGGTTCGCATTAAACTTTAGTCTCTACGTCCTAATGGCGAGCGTGGTTGCCGTATACGTCTCAGAACTATTTACCACTAACGTGCGTTTCAGATGTGTGGGAATTGCGAACGGAATTTCCAAGCTCTGTACGGTGGCAATGCCAATCGTTGTCACCTGGCTATTGATGATTGCTTCACCAATGATCATCTTCATTCTGATGGGAATTATTTCAGCCTTTGCCGGCGCAATGGTGTGGTTCTTCGGGGAAGAGACCAACCATCAAAACGTCGATTAA
- a CDS encoding MGMT family protein: protein MEKLYWDTIQLSNQKLYFTVNNNGLNFISDPNQNLSQVYDFYPHAQFEFRKQPAVTNRYVETFENYILGDQKQLRLPIDIAAAGNSALRKVWRVIYQIPYGSIETVQSVAAQAGVKKETVERALRESPLTMIIPVHRVFCPENLGQDLRGGVAMRTQLIEMEAMNGLDDIE from the coding sequence ATGGAAAAATTATATTGGGATACAATTCAATTGAGCAATCAAAAATTGTATTTTACCGTAAATAATAATGGGTTGAATTTTATTTCAGACCCCAATCAAAATTTGTCGCAAGTATACGACTTCTATCCGCATGCGCAGTTCGAATTTCGGAAACAACCAGCGGTAACGAATCGGTACGTGGAAACGTTTGAAAACTACATTCTGGGCGATCAAAAACAATTACGCCTCCCGATTGACATTGCAGCGGCTGGTAATTCTGCATTGCGGAAAGTCTGGCGGGTCATTTATCAGATTCCATATGGATCGATCGAGACCGTCCAATCGGTTGCCGCCCAGGCCGGGGTTAAGAAGGAGACCGTCGAACGGGCCCTGCGTGAATCACCACTGACGATGATCATTCCGGTCCACCGCGTTTTTTGTCCCGAAAATCTGGGGCAGGATTTACGCGGCGGGGTCGCAATGCGGACCCAGTTGATTGAGATGGAAGCTATGAACGGCTTAGACGACATTGAATAG
- a CDS encoding iron-sulfur cluster biosynthesis family protein translates to MKMVITAEAKAKIEKVAGPHTKLLLSLDDGVGPFSDVGSCAVDTSFDLVVVDADLDVPDFNKIIDSNMGPVYYKDYSGQYVDAPGLTLTVQYNQLALKNDSGLIDSGVAILDKTKAPK, encoded by the coding sequence ATGAAAATGGTAATTACCGCTGAAGCTAAGGCGAAGATCGAAAAGGTTGCCGGACCACACACGAAGTTACTATTGAGCTTAGATGACGGGGTCGGCCCATTCTCAGACGTCGGTTCATGTGCAGTCGATACTTCCTTTGACCTGGTCGTGGTCGATGCAGATTTAGATGTCCCTGATTTCAACAAAATAATTGACAGTAACATGGGTCCAGTTTATTATAAAGATTATTCAGGACAATACGTCGATGCACCAGGATTGACATTGACGGTTCAATATAACCAATTGGCGCTTAAGAACGACAGTGGGTTGATTGATTCAGGAGTGGCAATCTTGGATAAAACAAAGGCACCCAAATAA